A genomic segment from Triticum dicoccoides isolate Atlit2015 ecotype Zavitan chromosome 1A, WEW_v2.0, whole genome shotgun sequence encodes:
- the LOC119366874 gene encoding glutathione S-transferase 4-like, whose translation MGGAVKVYGVAASPFVATVLLCLEEVGADYELLPLDMAAREQRTEPYLSRNPFGKIPALEDGELTIFESRAISRYVLRKYGGTGATDLLRASSLEESAMVDVWMEVEAHQYQPAIANIVRQCVILPFIGGARDQAVVDEYVGKLEKVLDVYEARLSSSPYLAGDFFSLADLVHFGFTYCLVAGTEYATLLESRASVMAWWGRIMTRPAVRKVAPLIHLGLKLSSPA comes from the exons atgggcGGTGCCGTGAAGGTGTACGGGGTGGCGGCGTCTCCGTTCGTCGCGACGGTGCTGCTGTGCCTGGAGGAGGTCGGCGCCGACTACGAgctcctccccctcgacatggcTGCGCGGGAGCAGAGGACCGAGCCCTACCTCTCTCGGAAC CCTTTCGGCAAGATCCCGGCGTTGGAGGACGGGGAGCTGACTATATTCG AATCGCGCGCGATTTCTCGGTACGTGCTCCGCAAGTACGGAGGCACCGGCGCCACCGATCTCCTACGGGCATCCAGCCTCGAGGAATCGGCCATGGTGGACGTGTGGATGGAGGTGGAGGCCCACCAGTACCAGCCGGCCATAGCCAACATCGTCCGGCAGTGCGTCATCCTGCCGTTCATCGGCGGCGCGCGAGACCAGGCCGTCGTCGACGAGTACGTCGGGAAGCTGGAGAAGGTCCTCGACGTGTACGAGGCGCGGCTGTCCAGCTCGCCGTACCTCGCCGGGGACTTCTTCAGCCTCGCCGACCTCGTCCACTTCGGCTTCACCTACTGCCTCGTGGCCGGCACCGAGTACGCGACGCTGCTGGAATCGCGCGCGAGCGTCATGGCGTGGTGGGGGCGGATCATGACCAGGCCGGCGGTGAGGAAGGTGGCGCCGCTAATCCACCTCGGACTGAAGCTATCTTCGCCAGCATAA